Proteins encoded in a region of the Haloarchaeobius salinus genome:
- a CDS encoding ferredoxin gives MRVEFDRDTCIGMFQCVAEWGEGFEKDTDDGKADLVGGEEIAEDVFAVEVPEGEELDAKFAARSCPVDAIVVYDDDGEQLIP, from the coding sequence ATGCGAGTCGAGTTCGACCGGGACACCTGCATCGGGATGTTCCAGTGCGTGGCGGAGTGGGGCGAGGGCTTCGAGAAGGACACGGACGACGGGAAGGCGGACCTCGTCGGGGGCGAGGAGATCGCCGAGGACGTGTTCGCCGTCGAGGTACCCGAGGGCGAGGAGCTGGACGCGAAGTTCGCGGCGCGGTCGTGTCCGGTCGACGCCATCGTCGTGTACGACGACGACGGCGAACAGCTGATCCCGTAG
- the cgi121 gene encoding KEOPS complex subunit Cgi121 — protein sequence MRVVQGRTTVADVDEFLAVLDSVAAEHDCVVQAFDPRYVVDEAHLRAAVDRAARAWRRDDAIARDPGVEVLLYAAGRRQISRALELGVSEGDDVPVVAVVVGAFPDDPFASDDREAAAADALAAGWTDDEVLESATDEARVCEFFGISDAERAATDASLSELVRERVSLLVVEK from the coding sequence ATGCGGGTGGTCCAGGGCCGGACGACGGTCGCCGACGTGGACGAGTTCCTCGCGGTCCTCGATTCGGTCGCCGCCGAGCACGACTGCGTCGTCCAGGCGTTCGATCCGCGGTACGTCGTCGACGAGGCCCACCTCCGGGCCGCGGTCGACCGCGCGGCGCGGGCCTGGCGGCGCGACGACGCCATCGCCCGCGACCCCGGCGTCGAGGTACTGCTGTACGCCGCCGGCCGCCGGCAGATCTCCCGCGCACTCGAACTCGGGGTCAGCGAGGGCGACGACGTGCCGGTCGTCGCCGTCGTCGTGGGCGCGTTCCCCGACGACCCGTTCGCGAGCGACGACCGCGAGGCCGCCGCCGCGGACGCGCTCGCCGCCGGCTGGACCGACGACGAGGTGCTCGAATCAGCCACCGACGAGGCCCGCGTCTGCGAGTTCTTCGGAATCTCGGACGCAGAGCGCGCCGCGACCGACGCCTCGCTCTCCGAGCTGGTCCGCGAGCGCGTCTCGCTGCTCGTCGTCGAGAAGTGA
- a CDS encoding ATP-dependent DNA helicase, with amino-acid sequence MKTADVPGVPSAFVDQLHEQGIDELYPPQAEAVEAGVTDGQSLVASVPTASGKTLVAQLAMLSAVQRGGKALYIVPLRALASEKKAEFEAFEAFGVSVGVTTGNYESDGGWLAEKDIVVATSEKVDSLVRNGAPWLEDLTCVVADEVHLIDDRNRGPTLEVTLAKLRQTNPGLQVVALSATVGNAEDIAEWLDAELVDSDWRPIELRKGVHYGQALHFEDDTKREVPVRNGEKQTAGLVRDTLSEGGSSLVFVNSRRNAEASARRLGDVVEPFLDSETKEALAELAEEIRDVSDAETSDDLADTVAKGAAFHHAGLAREHRSLVEDAFRERKLKVVSATPTLAAGVNTPSRRVVVRDWRRYDGTGMQPLSVLEVHQMMGRAGRPGRDPYGEAVLLANSHEDIEELEERYIDAEPEDVRSKLAVEPAMRTHVLATIASGFARTRKGLLSFLERTLYASQSTEEGRLERVADSVVDYLVQNGFVERDGDELAATNVGYTVSMLYLDPMSAATIIDGLESIAGTTEPTTEFEAEETTAGFQTFSRADDGEKEESTVDEPDTGDGVEKPTPLGLYQLLSRTPDMYELYLKSGDREEYTEVFYEREEELLGPAPTEYEEDRFEDWLSALKTARMLEDWADEVDEDRITERYDVGPGDLRGKVETAEWLLGATERIAGELDLPGPVTVGVREAKKRVQDGVREELLELVSVREVGRKRARRLYDAGIEDREDLRTVEKSVVLAALGDRPKTAETIMGNAGREVPSVEGVDPASELVADGDDGDEDEADDEPQSQTSLGDF; translated from the coding sequence ATGAAGACAGCGGACGTGCCGGGAGTCCCGTCGGCCTTCGTCGACCAGCTCCACGAGCAGGGCATCGACGAGCTGTACCCGCCACAGGCCGAGGCGGTCGAGGCCGGCGTCACCGACGGGCAGAGCCTCGTCGCCTCCGTCCCCACCGCGTCGGGGAAGACGCTCGTCGCCCAGCTGGCGATGCTGTCGGCGGTCCAGCGCGGCGGGAAGGCGCTCTACATCGTTCCGCTGCGGGCGCTGGCCTCCGAGAAGAAGGCCGAGTTCGAGGCGTTCGAGGCGTTCGGCGTGAGCGTCGGCGTCACGACGGGCAACTACGAGTCCGACGGCGGCTGGCTCGCCGAGAAGGACATCGTCGTCGCGACCAGCGAGAAGGTCGACTCGCTGGTGCGCAACGGCGCGCCGTGGCTGGAGGATTTGACCTGCGTCGTCGCCGACGAGGTGCACCTCATCGACGACCGGAACCGGGGGCCGACGCTGGAGGTCACCCTCGCGAAGCTCCGGCAGACCAACCCCGGGCTGCAGGTCGTCGCGCTCTCGGCGACGGTCGGCAACGCCGAGGACATCGCCGAGTGGCTCGACGCGGAACTCGTCGACTCCGACTGGCGACCCATCGAGCTCCGGAAGGGCGTCCACTACGGGCAGGCGCTGCACTTCGAGGACGACACGAAACGGGAGGTGCCGGTCCGGAACGGCGAGAAGCAGACAGCCGGCCTCGTACGCGATACGCTCTCGGAGGGCGGTTCCTCGCTGGTGTTCGTCAACTCCCGCCGGAACGCGGAGGCGTCTGCCCGCCGGCTGGGCGACGTGGTCGAGCCGTTCCTCGACAGCGAGACGAAGGAGGCGCTCGCCGAGCTCGCCGAGGAGATCCGGGACGTGAGCGACGCGGAGACGAGCGACGACCTCGCCGACACCGTGGCGAAGGGCGCGGCGTTCCACCACGCCGGGCTCGCACGGGAACACCGGTCGCTCGTCGAGGACGCGTTCCGCGAGCGCAAGCTGAAGGTCGTCTCGGCCACGCCGACGCTCGCGGCGGGCGTGAACACGCCGAGCCGGCGCGTCGTCGTGCGGGACTGGCGTCGCTACGACGGCACCGGGATGCAGCCCCTGTCGGTGCTCGAGGTCCACCAGATGATGGGGCGGGCGGGCCGGCCCGGCCGGGACCCCTACGGCGAGGCGGTGCTCCTCGCGAACAGCCACGAGGACATCGAGGAGCTGGAGGAGCGGTACATCGACGCCGAGCCCGAGGACGTCCGGTCGAAGCTCGCGGTCGAGCCGGCGATGCGGACCCACGTGCTCGCGACCATCGCGTCCGGCTTCGCCCGCACCCGCAAGGGACTGCTTTCGTTCCTCGAACGGACGCTCTACGCCAGCCAGTCCACCGAAGAAGGACGGCTGGAGCGCGTCGCCGACAGCGTCGTCGACTACCTCGTCCAGAACGGCTTCGTCGAGCGCGACGGCGACGAACTCGCGGCGACGAACGTCGGCTACACCGTCTCGATGCTCTACCTCGACCCGATGAGCGCGGCGACCATCATCGACGGACTGGAGTCCATCGCGGGCACGACCGAGCCGACGACCGAGTTCGAAGCCGAGGAGACGACGGCGGGCTTCCAGACGTTCAGCCGGGCCGACGACGGGGAGAAAGAGGAGTCCACCGTCGACGAACCCGACACCGGCGACGGCGTCGAGAAGCCCACGCCGCTCGGGCTCTACCAGCTGCTCTCGCGCACGCCGGACATGTACGAGCTCTACCTGAAGTCGGGCGACCGCGAGGAGTACACGGAGGTGTTCTACGAGCGCGAGGAAGAGCTGCTCGGGCCCGCGCCGACGGAGTACGAGGAGGACCGCTTCGAGGACTGGCTCTCCGCGCTCAAGACCGCCCGGATGCTGGAGGACTGGGCCGACGAGGTGGACGAGGACCGCATCACCGAACGCTACGACGTGGGGCCGGGCGACCTCCGCGGGAAGGTCGAGACGGCGGAGTGGCTGCTCGGCGCGACCGAGCGCATCGCGGGCGAGCTCGACCTCCCCGGCCCGGTGACGGTCGGGGTGCGCGAGGCGAAGAAACGCGTGCAGGACGGCGTCCGCGAGGAGCTGCTCGAGCTCGTCTCGGTGCGCGAGGTCGGCCGGAAACGCGCCCGCCGGCTCTACGACGCGGGCATCGAGGACCGGGAGGACCTGCGCACCGTCGAGAAGTCGGTCGTGCTCGCCGCGCTGGGCGACCGGCCGAAGACCGCCGAGACCATCATGGGGAACGCCGGCCGGGAGGTCCCCTCCGTCGAGGGTGTCGACCCGGCGAGCGAGCTGGTCGCGGACGGCGACGACGGCGACGAGGACGAGGCGGACGACGAACCGCAGAGCCAGACCAGCCTGGGTGACTTCTGA
- a CDS encoding MFS transporter, which translates to MPTSTESPASSRGSRDAESSTTHGPPTDDQPTDRGSPTGEEPSADRQPSLWRNRDFRRFFAGQFVTNAGDSLYTVAVLWLVFELSGSTVLTGIANSMLLLPWLLQILAGPIVDRLPLKPVLVGSQVVQGVVVLALPLAAATGNLSVGVILAVVPLLVLSTLVMAPMQTTLLPRIVPENRLSNANSALATVTLGLDMVFDALGGAFIAVFGATTLFLFDSVTFALAALLFAGIAIGGDDGDDGEDEQPSEEADEDDTDESVLDAYFDDLRAGIDTLRGTVFVELILMTAVANFAIGVTLAILPSFGAGLGGPAVYGLLLGALGIGRLVGSVVAPRLEGVRYGRLLLVGHSLGACCWVAAVYAPTPALTVVLFGLSWVPAGASGVLTATLNQTVFPKDLLGRVSSVKGTASGATLPLGSLVGGVVAAVLGTTTTMGLAAVGFGFTGLYTLLRPRVRRLPSVADADPAAFDVAVAGDGDGE; encoded by the coding sequence ATGCCGACATCAACCGAGTCCCCGGCGTCGAGCCGGGGCTCACGCGACGCCGAATCGTCGACGACCCACGGACCGCCCACCGACGACCAGCCCACGGACCGCGGATCGCCCACCGGCGAAGAACCGTCCGCCGACCGACAGCCGTCGCTCTGGCGCAACCGCGACTTCCGGCGCTTCTTCGCGGGGCAGTTCGTCACCAACGCCGGCGACAGCCTCTACACCGTCGCCGTCCTCTGGCTCGTCTTCGAGCTGAGCGGCTCGACGGTGCTGACCGGTATCGCGAACTCGATGCTGCTGCTCCCGTGGCTCCTGCAGATCCTCGCCGGCCCCATCGTCGACCGCCTCCCGCTCAAGCCCGTCCTCGTGGGCTCGCAGGTCGTCCAGGGAGTCGTCGTCCTCGCGCTGCCGCTCGCGGCCGCGACGGGGAACCTCAGTGTCGGGGTCATCCTCGCGGTCGTCCCGCTGCTGGTGCTGTCGACGCTGGTGATGGCACCGATGCAGACGACGCTGCTGCCCCGCATCGTCCCCGAGAACCGGCTCTCGAACGCCAACTCCGCGCTCGCGACCGTCACGCTCGGGCTGGACATGGTGTTCGACGCGCTCGGCGGCGCGTTCATCGCCGTCTTCGGCGCGACGACGCTGTTCCTGTTCGACTCGGTGACCTTCGCGCTCGCCGCGCTGCTGTTCGCCGGCATCGCCATCGGTGGCGACGACGGCGACGACGGCGAGGACGAGCAGCCGAGCGAGGAAGCGGACGAGGACGACACCGACGAGTCAGTCCTCGACGCGTACTTCGACGACCTCCGGGCGGGCATCGACACCCTCCGTGGGACCGTCTTCGTCGAGCTGATACTGATGACGGCGGTCGCGAACTTCGCCATCGGCGTGACGCTCGCCATCCTGCCGTCGTTCGGCGCGGGCCTCGGCGGCCCCGCCGTCTACGGCCTGCTGCTCGGCGCGCTCGGCATCGGCCGGCTCGTCGGCTCGGTCGTCGCGCCCCGGCTCGAAGGGGTCCGGTACGGCCGCCTGCTGCTCGTCGGCCACTCGCTGGGCGCGTGCTGCTGGGTGGCCGCGGTCTACGCGCCGACGCCCGCGCTCACCGTCGTCCTGTTCGGCCTCTCGTGGGTGCCCGCCGGCGCGAGCGGCGTGCTCACGGCGACGCTGAACCAGACGGTGTTCCCGAAGGACCTGCTCGGCCGCGTCTCCTCGGTGAAGGGGACCGCATCCGGGGCGACGCTCCCGCTCGGCTCGCTCGTCGGCGGTGTCGTCGCCGCGGTGCTGGGAACGACGACGACCATGGGCCTCGCCGCCGTCGGCTTCGGGTTCACCGGGCTGTACACGCTCTTGCGTCCGCGGGTTCGACGGCTGCCCTCGGTCGCCGACGCCGACCCCGCCGCGTTCGACGTGGCAGTGGCAGGTGACGGCGACGGGGAGTAG
- a CDS encoding NADH:flavin oxidoreductase, which yields MPTLDDPVEVGSLTLPNRLYRAPLLECAGNGDGAVDTLIQDLEPGAATGAGLLCQGATIVRGEGGCAAPGMTRVHDPEFVAELERLTDRIHEHGSHVFCQLEHGGLRSMETWHAEYRAEHPHLEQLAVSRPPWQLRLLDRLGFLEFSPRVLSTQEVRELARDFARAGARAIDAGYDGVHVAGANMGIVQQFLSPFYNRRDDEFADGVRFLELLHDEFRDRAGDAPLVTKIPVETPSPQVVRRRIDADDAVVIAERLAETGYDALAPVETSVVWDMSIVRGEYPARAWGESSLQPAYNAAFGGRLRTEAVKLGNRVESLFYGFEPAWNADVARRIRDAVDVPIMLEGGIRERGRIDRLLGESCDLVGMARPFYAEPKLPARLLGEVPESTSALCANCNNCTVPQVTAEPGRCRTPSVVRERARRERAGEYETGR from the coding sequence ATGCCGACGCTCGACGACCCGGTGGAGGTCGGGTCGCTGACCCTCCCGAACCGGCTCTACCGGGCCCCGCTGCTGGAGTGTGCGGGGAACGGCGACGGCGCGGTCGACACGCTCATCCAGGATTTAGAGCCGGGAGCGGCGACGGGCGCGGGACTGCTCTGTCAGGGCGCGACCATCGTCCGCGGTGAGGGTGGCTGTGCCGCGCCGGGGATGACGAGGGTGCACGACCCCGAGTTCGTCGCCGAACTCGAACGGCTCACCGACCGGATTCACGAGCACGGGAGCCACGTCTTCTGCCAGCTGGAACACGGTGGCCTGCGGAGCATGGAGACGTGGCACGCCGAGTATCGCGCCGAGCATCCCCACCTCGAACAGCTCGCGGTCTCGCGGCCGCCGTGGCAGCTCCGGCTGCTCGACCGGCTGGGATTCCTCGAGTTCTCGCCGCGCGTGCTCTCCACCCAGGAAGTGCGGGAGCTGGCCCGGGATTTCGCGAGGGCGGGAGCGCGGGCCATCGACGCGGGCTACGACGGCGTCCACGTCGCGGGAGCGAACATGGGCATCGTCCAGCAGTTCCTCAGCCCGTTCTACAACCGGCGCGACGACGAGTTCGCCGACGGCGTGCGCTTCCTCGAACTGCTGCACGACGAGTTCCGCGACCGGGCGGGGGACGCGCCGCTGGTGACGAAGATTCCAGTTGAGACGCCGTCACCCCAGGTCGTCCGTCGGCGCATCGACGCGGACGACGCGGTCGTCATCGCGGAGCGGCTGGCCGAGACCGGCTACGACGCGCTCGCGCCGGTCGAGACCTCGGTGGTGTGGGACATGAGCATCGTCCGGGGGGAGTACCCCGCCCGGGCGTGGGGCGAGTCGTCGCTCCAGCCGGCGTACAACGCGGCGTTCGGCGGCCGGCTCCGCACCGAGGCGGTGAAGCTCGGCAACAGGGTCGAGTCGCTGTTCTACGGCTTCGAGCCCGCGTGGAACGCCGACGTGGCCCGGCGCATCCGCGACGCCGTCGACGTGCCCATCATGCTGGAGGGGGGCATCAGGGAGCGCGGCCGCATCGACCGCCTGCTCGGGGAGTCGTGCGACCTCGTCGGGATGGCCCGGCCGTTCTACGCCGAACCGAAGCTCCCGGCGCGGCTGCTCGGCGAAGTACCGGAGTCGACGAGCGCGCTCTGTGCGAACTGCAACAACTGCACGGTGCCGCAGGTGACCGCGGAACCGGGCCGGTGTCGCACGCCGAGTGTCGTCCGCGAGCGCGCCCGACGCGAGCGCGCCGGCGAGTACGAGACCGGTCGCTGA
- a CDS encoding rhodanese-like domain-containing protein, with product MRRRTFLASSAALGAAGLAGCLAGGSDANVTVVEGETISLQAVDKTYDWHQAESARFVDARGPGQYDQSHIVGAVSSPAANPGGPGDPVMDWDTDTRIVCYCGCPHHLSSLRAAHLQKNGYSDVHVIDEGYFEWVDRGYPVTGQSSTAFYEISGETDPDDADEMAWVRDLASDQDEAAPIAADGSYTVHVRFADITEESVLTLSTPSYTVEAPLGRLADGLVTGP from the coding sequence ATGCGCCGCCGCACGTTCCTCGCGAGTTCGGCCGCCCTGGGTGCGGCCGGACTCGCGGGCTGTCTCGCAGGGGGAAGCGACGCGAACGTCACCGTGGTCGAGGGCGAGACCATCAGCCTCCAGGCCGTCGACAAGACCTACGACTGGCACCAGGCGGAGTCCGCCAGATTCGTCGACGCACGCGGCCCCGGCCAGTACGACCAGTCACACATCGTCGGCGCGGTGAGCAGCCCGGCCGCCAACCCGGGCGGGCCGGGGGACCCGGTGATGGACTGGGACACCGACACCCGCATCGTCTGCTACTGCGGCTGTCCGCACCACCTCTCGTCGCTCCGTGCCGCCCACCTCCAGAAGAACGGCTACTCCGACGTCCACGTCATCGACGAGGGCTACTTCGAGTGGGTCGACCGCGGCTACCCGGTCACCGGGCAGTCGAGCACCGCCTTCTACGAGATCAGCGGCGAGACCGACCCGGACGACGCCGACGAGATGGCCTGGGTCCGCGACCTCGCGTCCGATCAGGACGAGGCCGCCCCCATCGCGGCCGACGGTTCCTACACCGTCCACGTGCGCTTCGCGGACATCACCGAAGAGTCGGTACTGACGCTCTCGACGCCGTCGTACACCGTCGAGGCACCGCTCGGGAGACTCGCCGATGGACTCGTCACCGGTCCCTGA
- a CDS encoding MFS transporter has product MSTTDATGGGETPDDTAGPGDGPAVASERARWGLLLGASIMSVSLGAYELAPASVTTLIRQSLDIGPSAAGLVVSVMFGTAVVASLPVGVVLDRTNSRHACAVAVGFLLTAGVWGWYAASVGSYAMVLASRVLGGLAYVVVWNAGIDVVGRSFPTERQATAVATFTASGPVGFAVGQAAAPLVAETFGWPAVFPAFTALSVVGLALFWPTSRGSGRASDTPTPTFADLSRVVTDRRVWLVGILGFLGYSLYLFVNSWAPSYLTDELRLSLVVSGALSALFPAVGVLSRISGGVLSDRLFGGRRRPVVLASFVVATPVVAAFTFLPSVALVVAALLVAGFAIQLCLGLVFAYVRELVEPAVAATAVAFLTSVGLAGAFAAPIVGGALIDATSYDVAFLVAGLLGLVGVAVAWRAPEP; this is encoded by the coding sequence GTGTCCACGACCGACGCGACCGGCGGTGGAGAGACGCCCGACGACACGGCCGGTCCGGGGGACGGCCCGGCCGTCGCCAGCGAGCGCGCCCGCTGGGGGCTGCTCCTCGGCGCGAGCATCATGTCCGTCTCGCTCGGGGCGTACGAGCTCGCGCCGGCGAGCGTGACGACGCTCATCCGGCAGTCGCTCGACATCGGTCCCTCGGCGGCCGGGCTCGTCGTCAGCGTGATGTTCGGCACCGCCGTCGTCGCGAGCCTCCCGGTCGGGGTCGTCCTCGACCGGACGAACTCCCGGCACGCCTGTGCCGTCGCCGTCGGCTTCCTGCTCACCGCCGGCGTCTGGGGCTGGTACGCCGCGAGCGTCGGGTCCTACGCGATGGTGCTCGCCTCGCGCGTCCTCGGCGGGCTCGCCTACGTCGTCGTCTGGAACGCCGGCATCGACGTGGTCGGGCGCTCGTTCCCGACCGAGCGGCAGGCGACCGCCGTCGCCACGTTCACCGCCAGCGGTCCGGTCGGCTTCGCCGTCGGCCAGGCCGCCGCCCCACTGGTCGCCGAGACGTTCGGCTGGCCCGCCGTCTTCCCCGCGTTCACCGCGCTCTCGGTCGTCGGCCTCGCGCTGTTCTGGCCGACCAGCCGGGGGAGCGGCCGCGCGAGCGATACGCCGACGCCCACGTTCGCGGACCTCTCGCGGGTCGTCACCGACCGGCGCGTCTGGCTCGTCGGCATCCTCGGCTTCCTCGGCTACTCGCTGTACCTGTTCGTCAACAGCTGGGCCCCCTCCTACCTGACCGACGAGCTCCGGCTCTCGCTCGTCGTCAGCGGCGCGCTCTCGGCGCTGTTCCCGGCGGTCGGGGTGCTCTCGCGCATCAGCGGTGGCGTGCTCTCGGACCGGCTGTTCGGGGGGCGTCGTCGCCCCGTCGTGCTGGCCTCGTTCGTGGTCGCGACGCCGGTCGTCGCCGCGTTCACCTTCCTGCCGTCCGTGGCCCTCGTCGTCGCGGCGTTGCTGGTCGCCGGCTTCGCCATCCAGCTCTGTCTCGGCCTCGTGTTCGCCTACGTCCGCGAGCTCGTCGAGCCCGCGGTCGCCGCCACGGCCGTCGCGTTCCTGACGAGCGTCGGCCTCGCGGGGGCGTTCGCCGCCCCCATCGTCGGCGGCGCGCTCATCGACGCGACGAGCTACGACGTCGCGTTCCTCGTCGCGGGGCTGCTCGGCCTCGTCGGCGTCGCGGTGGCGTGGCGCGCCCCGGAGCCGTGA
- a CDS encoding TRAM domain-containing protein — protein MQQLYIAGGAAAVVLLVAVAAVLRRRGSSDARASKRAHEQAQEREPPVDVGDTVEFGITEFTDHHSGERVAVGKVEGFVVFAEDVPSGSEVGDVVRVKITSFNRGGTSADGTVVG, from the coding sequence ATGCAACAGCTCTACATCGCCGGCGGCGCGGCCGCCGTCGTGCTCCTCGTCGCCGTCGCGGCCGTGCTCCGGCGACGCGGCAGCAGCGACGCCCGGGCCTCGAAGCGCGCCCACGAACAGGCACAGGAGCGCGAGCCACCGGTCGACGTCGGCGACACCGTCGAGTTCGGCATCACCGAGTTCACCGACCACCACTCCGGCGAGCGCGTCGCCGTCGGCAAGGTCGAGGGCTTCGTCGTCTTCGCCGAGGACGTGCCGTCGGGGTCCGAAGTCGGGGACGTGGTCCGCGTGAAGATCACGTCGTTCAACCGCGGCGGCACCTCGGCGGACGGAACGGTCGTCGGGTAG
- a CDS encoding ADP-ribosylglycohydrolase family protein: MSTNRAEGVLLGLACGDALGRPVEFRSAGQIASAHGTLTEMVGHGTWNQPAGTITDDTDQARCIARSLVECGRFDPADVADRFVAWYESGPFDIGGMTRRSIERLQGGEPWDEAGQTVWEDSHEGANAGNGSVMRCPPLAVAFADDPETLDRTSRDSSRITHADPRCTAGCVVLNRTIAGLLRDDEESLAAALDATEIPEELAAALHPVARGDTVDDLSTSGYVVHSLQTALHDGLRGESAEDAIVTAVNRGGDTDTVGAIAGAVAGARFGADALPSRWLAEIDEEPELRRLAGALDGWDGAD, from the coding sequence ATGTCCACGAACCGCGCCGAGGGCGTCCTCCTCGGGTTGGCCTGTGGCGACGCGCTCGGTCGACCCGTCGAGTTCCGGAGCGCCGGCCAGATCGCCAGCGCACACGGCACACTCACCGAGATGGTCGGCCACGGCACGTGGAACCAGCCGGCCGGCACCATCACGGACGACACCGACCAGGCGCGCTGCATCGCCCGGAGCCTCGTCGAGTGTGGGCGGTTCGACCCCGCCGACGTGGCCGACCGGTTCGTCGCGTGGTACGAGTCAGGACCGTTCGACATCGGTGGCATGACCCGGCGGTCCATCGAGCGGCTCCAGGGGGGCGAGCCCTGGGACGAGGCGGGGCAGACCGTCTGGGAGGACAGCCACGAGGGCGCGAACGCCGGCAACGGGAGCGTGATGCGCTGTCCGCCGCTCGCCGTCGCGTTCGCCGACGACCCGGAGACGCTCGACCGGACGAGCCGCGACTCCTCGCGCATCACCCACGCCGACCCACGCTGCACCGCCGGTTGTGTCGTCCTGAACCGCACGATAGCGGGCCTCCTGCGGGACGACGAGGAGTCCCTCGCGGCCGCACTCGACGCGACCGAGATCCCCGAGGAACTCGCCGCCGCGCTCCACCCGGTCGCCCGCGGTGACACCGTCGACGACCTCTCGACCTCGGGCTACGTCGTCCACTCGCTCCAGACCGCACTCCACGACGGCCTCCGGGGCGAGAGCGCGGAGGACGCCATCGTCACCGCGGTCAACCGCGGCGGCGACACGGACACGGTCGGTGCCATCGCGGGGGCCGTGGCGGGGGCCCGGTTCGGGGCGGACGCGCTGCCGTCGCGCTGGCTCGCCGAGATCGACGAGGAACCGGAGCTCCGGCGGCTCGCGGGCGCGCTCGACGGCTGGGACGGCGCGGACTGA